A segment of the Leptolyngbya sp. NIES-3755 genome:
TTTTGAAAAATATGGCAATGACTTCGAGATCGCTTCCGTCAACGTGAAGAATGAAGGAATGCGATCGCGATTGATCACAGGAATATTTTGTCAAAGAAAACTCAGGAGAAGCAAGTATATTATGATACTTGGTCCGAAAAATGGACTAAATTTCTAAACAGTAAAAAGCAGAGAGATTTTGTCCCTCTGCCTCTCGATCGATCCTTAAAAATCTAGGTCTGTTCTGGAATTGCCATTCTTTCCCACCAGCGATTCAGTGGAAAGTAAACGACAGGTGCCCACAAGCTACTAAGAATCGCAGAACTTAGCGCTACGAATTGGTGATATGTCCAAATTTCGGAAAGAGAACGATCGCCAATAAAACTAAATTGAAGTGCCGTCACCGTTTCCGAAATCACTGCCATCAAAAAGACAATCAGCGCGACAGAAATGAAGTCTTCTTGAACGTATTTTTGCTTCTGTAATTTCGCCGTTAACGCACCCACAACCATTAAACTCAGTGCATGAGTGGGTTCTGGCGAAGTCATCCCATCCTGCAACAACCCCAGAATAAAGCCTGCCATTGCACCTTGCCAGACCACTCGCTTCACGCTCCAAGATACGACCCAAATCAACAGCCAATTCGGGCTAATTCCAGCCAGTTCCATTCCAGGCAATCGTAGTGGTAATAGAACCAAACATAGCCATATAGAAGTAACCGTGACCGCACCGTTGAGAATTGGACGGGCGATCGGGTAAGTATCGACAAAATTTTCGATCGCACGAAGAGTCATGGGGTATCACTCGGTGATGCAGTTGAATCAGGCGAAGCATCCGGAGACACAGAAGCATCCGGTGAAGGAGCAACCGATGGAACAGGTTTTGGAGCAGCGGGTAACGGTTCTGCCAACGCGGGCGAATGCGGATAAATGATTGCCCATTCGAGGTAACTGATTGGAGCCGTTAGCTCGATCGTGGCTTCGGGAGCAGGGCTTTTCGTTAAATCGACTGATTCCACTCGTCCGATCGGAATTCCGGCTGGATACAATTGGCTGAACGAAGAAGTCGTTACAACATCGTCTTTGCGAACATCAGGAACTTTTTCAAAAAATTCCATCACAGCGCGATTTCCAGTCTTACCGCGCAGATAGCCCATAAATCGACTGCGGCTAATTGCAACCCCAACTCGGCTCGATGGATCGCTGAGCAAGAGAACGCGACTGCTACTGGGAGTCGTTTGAGTCACACGACCGACTAATCCACCCGGACTCATCACCACTGCACCTTCTTTGACTCCATCATTTGAGCCGCGTCCGAGTGTGACTTGCTGCCACCAATGATCCGCACTGCGACCAATCACGGGCGCGGGAATTCCTTCGACTTTCTTCGATCGAGCAAGTCCCAACAGTTCTTCCAGTTTCTGGTTCTTACTCTCTAACTCGATCAATCGCTGGCGTAGTTCCGTATTTTGGATATTCGCCAACTGGTCTGGAGTCAGCGTTTTTGCCTGAAACGGACGAGTCAACCACTGGTAAGTTTCCATCACAAAGCCAGCTTGAGTTTGACGAACCAAAAGAGCCGTCCCCAATCCCAGGGTGGCTAGAGTGAATGGAATTCCAAATCGATCCCACCAGCGGCGCAATTCGTACATTCAGCGTTCTCAGGCAATAGACTGCAATATCAATCCGGTCTCACGGGTTGCGAGACTATACATAGCTTCCACGCTCAGTTGCGCCCAATCAGGACAATTTAGCGAGGGGGACGAGTGCTGAACACACGCTCCAGTTGCTTGAAGTTTTCTAACACACGACCTGTCCCCAGCACAACACAACTTAGGGGATCAGCAGCAACGTGAACGACAATTCCCGTTTCATGGCTGATCAGCGTGTCGATTCCTTTGAGCAGTGCGCCGCCACCCGCCAGCATAATTCCTCGATCGATAATATCCGCTGCAAGTTCCGGAGGAGTTCGTTCTAAAGTTCGCTTCACGGCATCGACGATGACCGACAACGGCTCTGACATACTTTCGCGAATCTCCGGTCCTTTAATCGTCACGGTGCGCGGGAGTCCTGATAACAGGTGCAATCCGCGCACTTCCATCACATCCTCATCGGCAGCACTCGGATAAGCAGAACCGATTTGAATTTTGATTTCTTCAGCGGTTCTTTCCCCGATCACCAGGTTGTGAACTTTTTTCATGTATTGCACGATCGCATCGCTCAATTCATCGCCCGCCACTCGAACCGATTCGCTTAAAACCGTTCCTTGTAAACTCAGAACCGCGACTTCCGTTGTACCGCCACCGATATCGATGATCATGTTTCCGGTCGGTTCTGCTACGGGTAAACCCGCCCCGATCGCCGCCGCAACCGGTTCATCGATCAAATACACTTCCCGTGCTCCTGCTTGCGATGCCGCTTCCATCACTGCCCGACGTTCCACACCGGTCACGCCACTCGGAATGCCAATCACTATGCGAGGAGAAACCAGAGCTTTTCCTTCGTGAACGCGCTGAATAAAGTGTTTGAGCATCAATTCCGCCGTATCGAAATCAGCGATTACCCCGTCACGTAAAGGGCGCAGTGCCACAACGTTACCTGGAGTTCGACCTAGCATCCGTTTCGCATCTTCACCGACGGCTAGGGGAACTTTTTCTGCCTGGTCGATCGCGACCACTGAAGGTTCAGAGAGAACAATTCCTTTACCGGATACGTAGACCAGGGTGTTAGCGGTACCGAGATCGATACCCATGTCCCGTGAAAGCGAGAAGCGATTGAAAAAACCCACTAGATTCTTGCCTCTTAAACTGCAATGAGTACGCTGAAGATCGCAATGCCACGCAAAGACGTTGATCGATAGTGGATCTTATTACAGTTTCGATGCCGAGTCTAGAGCGATCGAGAAGTTTCAAGCGGAGAAATACGGATTCAGCGGCAAGTTTAATTTTGATCTCCGATTTTACGGATAGATCGATTAATATAGAGGCGATCGATAAATTAAGTACAGGTGAACTATGAGCTTGAATGTGGTAACGCTCGTGGGACGAGTGGGTGGTGAACCCGATGTGAAATATTTTGAGTCGGGTAGTGTGAAATGTCGGCTGACGCTGGCGGTAAATCGGCAAACCAAAAATAGTGATCAGCCCGATTGGTTTAATCTCGAACTTTGGGGTAAGCAAGCGGACGTGGCGGCGAATTATGTTCGCAAAGGCAGTTTGATCGGAGTCAAGGGAGCGCTGAAGTTTGATACTTGGACGGATAAGAATTCGGGCGCACCTCGATCGTCGCCTGTGATTTTAGTCGATCGACTCCAGCTTCTCGGCTCGAAGCGCGATAACGAAGGCGGTGATGCTCCAGCTTACGAAGAAGATTTTTAAGCGTTTGAGTGGGAGGTCATTCTTTTCCCACTCATTTTTTTAAGCGCCCGGAGTTTGATCGGATCATCGATCGCGCATTCTCCCTCTCCGCTGTTCCATCCGTTCCGCGAACCGTTGACGCTGCTCTGGAGTCAGTACATTTCGGATCTCCAACATACTGTTGAACTGAGCATCGGCAGCTTTGGTTCTTAATTCTTTGACTTGACGGAATTTTTCTCGAATTTGATCGTCATTTGCTGTTCCCGCCATCAAAGTTCGGAGTTCTTGTTGAGCTTGACGGGCGGCATCTCGATCGCGCTTCATCTGATCCCGATAGCGCGATCGAATCTGCTGAATCCGACTCGTTTGATCTGCTGACAAGTTTAATTCCCGCAATAATCCCATTTCACCGCGTCCAGGACGATCACCCGGTGAAGGAGCTTGAGCAATGAAATGATTGGATTGTCGGAAGTCGATCGCACGTAAAACCGCCGCACTTCCGACGACTATCAGAACAGTAGACGCGACCACGATCGCAACACGACGCAGCATAAGATTCAGACTCCTAATTGGCAGTAGGTTCGATAAGGGGTAAATAATCTCCAGAGGTCTCGCTCGTGCCATCGACCACAGTTGACCAGTTACTTTCTAGATAAGCTTCTAAAGTGGCATCAACAGACGGCGATCGAACAGGTTGAGCAATGATCACTCCGATGAACGAGGCGGCAATTCCCGCCATACAAAGAACAAGCGGACGAGACAGACGGGAGCGTTTCGGCAAAGATTGAATAATTCGATCCTCTAAATCCGGTGAAGCGGTCGGCGGATGCGATCGATGACGACGAAGAAAGCTCGTCAGCTCCTCATCCTCTTCCGGGTGTGGATTCATAATTGGACTCCTTGACGATCGAGAAATTGACGCATTGCCCCACGAGCATGAAATAATCTCGATTTCACTGTCCCAACTGGAATGTCTAGAATTTCTGCGACTTCTTTCTGTGGCATTCCTTCGAGATCATGCAGAACTAATATTGTGCGGTGATCAAAGCTCAATTCTTTTAATCCTCGCATGACAATATCTTCGTAGTGTAACTGGATCAGATCGGGGGCTTCTTGCTGTTTCGGTGCCTGTTGAGTCAGAACTTCTAAGCGCGATCGACCTTTTGCCGCTGCTTGTCGATAGTCCGATGCGACATTCCACGCAATGCGATACAGCCAAGTCGAAAACTGAGCATTTTGGCGAAACTTGGGCAATCCTTTCCAGACTCGGAGGAACACTTCTTGAACGAGATCATCGATCGCATCGGCATCACACAGTTGAAAAAGCAATGCCCGGACGCGATTTTGATAGCGCCTGTAAAGACGG
Coding sequences within it:
- a CDS encoding PEP-CTERM putative exosortase interaction domain protein (similar to AA sequence:cyanobase_aa:LBDG_40050); translation: MTLRAIENFVDTYPIARPILNGAVTVTSIWLCLVLLPLRLPGMELAGISPNWLLIWVVSWSVKRVVWQGAMAGFILGLLQDGMTSPEPTHALSLMVVGALTAKLQKQKYVQEDFISVALIVFLMAVISETVTALQFSFIGDRSLSEIWTYHQFVALSSAILSSLWAPVVYFPLNRWWERMAIPEQT
- a CDS encoding rod shape-determining protein MreC (similar to AA sequence:cyanobase_aa:LBDG_40060) is translated as MYELRRWWDRFGIPFTLATLGLGTALLVRQTQAGFVMETYQWLTRPFQAKTLTPDQLANIQNTELRQRLIELESKNQKLEELLGLARSKKVEGIPAPVIGRSADHWWQQVTLGRGSNDGVKEGAVVMSPGGLVGRVTQTTPSSSRVLLLSDPSSRVGVAISRSRFMGYLRGKTGNRAVMEFFEKVPDVRKDDVVTTSSFSQLYPAGIPIGRVESVDLTKSPAPEATIELTAPISYLEWAIIYPHSPALAEPLPAAPKPVPSVAPSPDASVSPDASPDSTASPSDTP
- a CDS encoding rod shape-determining protein MreB (similar to AA sequence:cyanobase_aa:LBDG_40070) is translated as MGIDLGTANTLVYVSGKGIVLSEPSVVAIDQAEKVPLAVGEDAKRMLGRTPGNVVALRPLRDGVIADFDTAELMLKHFIQRVHEGKALVSPRIVIGIPSGVTGVERRAVMEAASQAGAREVYLIDEPVAAAIGAGLPVAEPTGNMIIDIGGGTTEVAVLSLQGTVLSESVRVAGDELSDAIVQYMKKVHNLVIGERTAEEIKIQIGSAYPSAADEDVMEVRGLHLLSGLPRTVTIKGPEIRESMSEPLSVIVDAVKRTLERTPPELAADIIDRGIMLAGGGALLKGIDTLISHETGIVVHVAADPLSCVVLGTGRVLENFKQLERVFSTRPPR
- a CDS encoding single-stranded DNA-binding protein (similar to AA sequence:cyanobase_aa:LBDG_40080), which encodes MSLNVVTLVGRVGGEPDVKYFESGSVKCRLTLAVNRQTKNSDQPDWFNLELWGKQADVAANYVRKGSLIGVKGALKFDTWTDKNSGAPRSSPVILVDRLQLLGSKRDNEGGDAPAYEEDF
- a CDS encoding putative Spy protein (similar to AA sequence:cyanobase_aa:LBDG_40090) translates to MLRRVAIVVASTVLIVVGSAAVLRAIDFRQSNHFIAQAPSPGDRPGRGEMGLLRELNLSADQTSRIQQIRSRYRDQMKRDRDAARQAQQELRTLMAGTANDDQIREKFRQVKELRTKAADAQFNSMLEIRNVLTPEQRQRFAERMEQRRGRMRDR
- a CDS encoding hypothetical protein (similar to AA sequence:cyanobase_aa:LBDG_40100): MNPHPEEDEELTSFLRRHRSHPPTASPDLEDRIIQSLPKRSRLSRPLVLCMAGIAASFIGVIIAQPVRSPSVDATLEAYLESNWSTVVDGTSETSGDYLPLIEPTAN
- a CDS encoding RNA polymerase sigma-70 factor (similar to AA sequence:cyanobase_aa:LBDG_40110) is translated as MTTAAISWISSTFSVQATPSSNSPDQSERELIKDCVAGDTQSFRRLYRRYQNRVRALLFQLCDADAIDDLVQEVFLRVWKGLPKFRQNAQFSTWLYRIAWNVASDYRQAAAKGRSRLEVLTQQAPKQQEAPDLIQLHYEDIVMRGLKELSFDHRTILVLHDLEGMPQKEVAEILDIPVGTVKSRLFHARGAMRQFLDRQGVQL